The following DNA comes from Anopheles coustani chromosome 2, idAnoCousDA_361_x.2, whole genome shotgun sequence.
CTTTGTAGACAGTTATTAAATATTATCACCGTTTCATACCCGATGACTATTGTTACACTCTGGATGATACTGCCGTGCAAAGTTGCACCCATTCCTACACCTCGGCACTCGAATAGGACATTAATTTAAGCAACGGCAACGGCTTCCTCCTTCAGCGCAACCTCCACATCCGACGCGCAACTACCACTCGATTCGGACTTGGTCCGGCAGGGACGCTGCTGGTCGTGCGAAGAGGAGGTTCCCGGCTGCGACCCACCAGCCTGCGATTTTCGCTTCCCTTTACTCAACTCCACCTTTTGCCAGGCGTACTCGAACGGATACTCCATCGGCTTAAATTGATCCGGCGTTGCGTCATCGATACCAGACACGATGTGCGCCGGTTCACCCTTCATGTGAATCCGCTCGAGGATGGTGGCGTTATGGGACAGCGGGTCAAGTCCGGTGATCTCGAAGAATAGATCTTCCTTGCTTTTCACACCGTGCACGCCACGTTTGGTGAAAAACTACaacatggaaaggaaaaaggtacAATAATAAAGAGGGAACCATCCAAGACCGCATGGAAAATGACTTACGCTGCTTATGTTATTGCAATCTCGCATGAGGAACTCAAGGGCACCAGGATGACCTGGCTCTACCGATTGCGCCACATCGATAATCCAACAGCGCTCATCGTGCCAAAGGATGTTGTACTCGGACAGATCGGCATGCACGAGCCGGGCCTCCTTGTACAGCTTGTGCATGATTTGAACGATCTCTTCGTAGGCCACAATGAGTTGTGCTTCCGATAACACAGCCTCCTTGAGCTTTGGGGCGGGGATCATGTTGTCGCCGATAAACGACATAACCAGCACGTTCTTCTTCAGTGCTACAATCTCCGGACAGGCTATGCCGACGCGCTTGATGCGGTTCAGGTTGCGTAGCTCCTTCTCGGCCCACATGTTAATGACCGTTCGAGCATTTTGCTTCGAAAAGCGCCCCGCGAACCGAAAATCGTCCTTAATGTATCGATCTCGCTGCTTGAACTCGTTCAGCGTCGTACTGAACACCTTGATGGCAACCTCTCGCGGTGGAGCAGGCTCGCCCTCCTCGATGTTCGGGTTGGACGGGTCCGTTTCGGCGTGTAGTATGATCGCTTCCTTGCCAGTCGAGATCACACCATCGATCGACTCGAGCAGCTGGTTGTTGATCCACTTGTACAGAATCAACCGAGTCGGTTCGTCCAGACCCATCTCGGCGGTGGCAATGTGTTCCTTCCGATCCTGCGCCTTATGCTGCTTTTTAACCGACTTCTTTGAGTGGGACTTTAGCTGGTTGTAGACCTTGTTCGAAAGCTTCATATCGAAACCGGCCGCATCGCCGGTTGAAAATTCCGGCGGAAAGGACATTACCTTGCAGGCGTTACTCCTACCGCTGATGTCGAGATTGTGCTTCGTCACCATCTCACCTTCCTCGTTCAGCCGGAACCCGGTACGCGGGAGAAGCTTCTGCTCTTTTTCGTTCGTCTCGAACCGATCCCAGTCCGACTTTGGTTCGATCGGTACGTCCTCCGGTTCCTCGTAGAGCAGCTCCTCCGGGATCACACGGTAGTTCTTATACGACACCTTCACCTTGGAATCCTTGTTTCGGTGGTTCTCTTCACGTTTGATCTGCGCATCGTACTCGGCATCGAACTGTGCCTGTAGCATTTGCGCTATGACCGCATCGGAGTCGAGTTCTTGCTGGTCCGCTTCCTCGATCGCTCGCAGAATGTCGGCGGGAATCGTATCCGGATGTTTCCCGGGATCGATCGCACGGGAACAACCGGCCACCGGTTCCTCAAACGAATCAGCCACCGCCGATGGCGGTGGTGTGCTCTTCGATGGAGACGGCTTCGAAACTGCTTGTACCGGCTTCTG
Coding sequences within:
- the LOC131263954 gene encoding serine/threonine-protein kinase RIO3 — translated: MSSPWAPVKPVETVDLQEIMSEEYARELQTKENSLVGIDTGPRIQKPVQAVSKPSPSKSTPPPSAVADSFEEPVAGCSRAIDPGKHPDTIPADILRAIEEADQQELDSDAVIAQMLQAQFDAEYDAQIKREENHRNKDSKVKVSYKNYRVIPEELLYEEPEDVPIEPKSDWDRFETNEKEQKLLPRTGFRLNEEGEMVTKHNLDISGRSNACKVMSFPPEFSTGDAAGFDMKLSNKVYNQLKSHSKKSVKKQHKAQDRKEHIATAEMGLDEPTRLILYKWINNQLLESIDGVISTGKEAIILHAETDPSNPNIEEGEPAPPREVAIKVFSTTLNEFKQRDRYIKDDFRFAGRFSKQNARTVINMWAEKELRNLNRIKRVGIACPEIVALKKNVLVMSFIGDNMIPAPKLKEAVLSEAQLIVAYEEIVQIMHKLYKEARLVHADLSEYNILWHDERCWIIDVAQSVEPGHPGALEFLMRDCNNISSFFTKRGVHGVKSKEDLFFEITGLDPLSHNATILERIHMKGEPAHIVSGIDDATPDQFKPMEYPFEYAWQKVELSKGKRKSQAGGSQPGTSSSHDQQRPCRTKSESSGSCASDVEVALKEEAVAVA